The DNA window atatatataaattttgattttaaatggaatttttcCAGTTTATAATTCTTCACTGACCTTTCTGGTTGGAGATACGACATTCTCGTTCTCGACCGTATCTCCCGCGGAGAAAGCCAGGTCCAGATCGCGAGAAGCTTGCTGTTCCACGATCGGATAGATCGCATCATTATTTCGTCCACCGTCCAAATTCTCCACATAATAAACTCTGCCATCAGCACAGCTCGCGATAGAGACGGCGATCGCGAAGAGAATAACGTTCCTCATATCTGGTAGCAGTTTGCTCTCAACTCGAAGATGCGACGCGCGGATCGTCCACGATGATAATGGAACGAGAGTTTTAATGCCGTGATGGATGCCGGACTTGTTAATCCACGGTAAGACGATTATCGCGCCGTtggaacaattaattaaacaggtgtgataaaaaaagagaatggcGTTCTTGCGTGGACGGGATTAAAATGTTCCCATTCGTACCGATAGCACTTTGGATCGGATCTCTCCTGTAATTCCAAATGGAGGATGTCACAACTCTCTGGTGAGCACTGATCGCGCCTTCGTTACAGGGTGTAttagaaagagatatatagtATTTCAACAGATGAGATAGTGTTCCATCGTTGTGAGTAAGAAGCTTTTCAATGCATTAAGATTTTAAGACTTATTATAAGTCTCGTTAAAGATGTTGTTCctgaaataatttgcattatcaTCGAATCGCGGATTCGCGTATAGCGGATTGtcttttgtttcttaaaagGTCGTAGGGGTCGTACACACACGCGTTATTGAAGCGCGACGAGAGATTAAAAACGACTTTTTCCAAAAGGATCGCTTCCATTGCAACCGGAGTAGTTGCATCGCCGGCCCGGCCATCCTGAATAATGCATGAAATTTGTTCCCCGGAATCGAATCGCGCCTCGTCAACGCGGCGCGGCGGCATGACGACAAGAGAGCGGgcataaatctaaataatttcaaccctcgaatttttattattcctatGTCTACGAtggcgcacacgcacacacatgcacGTATACCTCTCCCCCTTCCTCCGTGGTCCTTGAATATGCATGCGTCGCGCTTTCCACACTTCACCAGAAGTGTCGGGACCTTTGTGCGACTATCCCGCCGCGGCCTATGCACATCGCGTTTCTTGCTCGTTAGCATCACCGTTACATTGTACAGACATTTTACAAGAGCATAATTTGACAAaagtttatcaattttactaCTAGTACAACTACAATTTTACTACTTTTCTCCtgcaaattcaaaataatgacgtttatataaaatgtcatcAGTCAATCATTTGTTtcgaaaataaagatatcataGCAAGTATcctttgtcaaatatttatatgcactGAAAAATGTGTctcatgtaatattttactcAGGGAATTTATTATAGCAGATatgaaatatactttatatatatatattaagggGGATACAAAtcctaatatttttccatggTCTATCAATGCGTGGGATTAttaggataatttttttcaatctaataGTATAATCGAAAAACGGCGCGACGTCGTcctaaagaaaatttaatatcgaaatttttcaagaagtTGGTCATTACTTACCCGGCGGATCGCGATAAATCACAGAAGGAATTAACGAGCAGCGAAGATGACACTCGGTCCCCTTCTTCATCTCGTCCTTTTCCTTCGCCATTTTCAGCCCCGCCATGAAATATAGCCGACAACTTTTCTCATATTTGAGAGTTTTCCTCTGCACAGTGTACCATACCAGAGAACGATGAAAGAGAGTAGGGGAAAGTTATGAAGTGGCCGCGGGATGGATGCTATAACGTAACACCGCGAGGGAGAGGAGGAAATGACAATACATCCGTCCGTGATGTTGGTGTGAAGAGCGATCAAGAGAACTTTTTTCAGACATTATCACCTTCCTTCGTGATTTTccttttcgaaaattattattcgcgtCATCACTTTAGAATCTACAAGATTCGATAgtgctttataaattatgataatagcATGAAATCAGAGAAAGATACGTGTGAAACTATTCTTAagggtaaaatatatataaatatatatttctttataatcagaaaattttttaaatataatttaagaattcttaaaattgtataactgGGGGGAGAAGGATAACAAGTGATACAGGTAACCaagctaaaaataaagatctaGATGATTTGCTATGCAAAATATGCTttagatatatagatttttattagtttGTAATACTGCacgatatatttcgatatcttaaattatttttattatggaaCATATGTCTcgcgcaataattttatttaaaattatgatacagCATTTCtactatttaatttacatagctaatctttacaatttttactaGAATTCTTTTCTCTAGGACaagttaaataatacataatgataaacatatgataaacaagaaatatgtTCAGTCGATGTAATCAACGACGATGCACGCACATCTTATGAATGGAAGGAAATTAAATGCCATTCCATATTTGTCAGATCAGAGAATAAGGACGTAAAAATCTGTTACGCCTGCAACGAACCAAGAGAGAATATATCCAAGAACAATTTCTAAATGTGCATGCATGAACACAagctcaaaaatatttaacaatattcaaTCTATATCCGAGCCCAGATTTACACTGAAgacgcacatacatacaagACTGCGCATACAGAATATTAACAGATGGTAGAAAATAGCAGCCCTTTCATCATGAGTGCATGAATTCTACGAGTATTTGGCAGTTTGGATTTCTATTATTGAAATACCTgccttttattttgtttgcgtAGCAACCTTCTTACAAATCTCATTTGTATATTCGCTGCATTTAGCGGTACCACCTAAATCACCGGTCAGATATTTCGCTTCCTTGATGGTTTCATAAGCGGCCTGCTCGATGATCTTTGCGTGGCTGTTGAGACCCATATGTTTGAGCATCATCACCGCAGAGAGCAATAATGCTGTGGGATTTGCCTTATCTTGGCCGGCAATATCGGGTGCCGTTCCATGTACCTAGAATACAATTAAAAGTACAAtttgttgcataaaataaaattgttaaaaatgtaaaatttattcattgttttgaaaataatagccGTACCGATTCGAACAAAGCTCCGTTCAAACCAATGTTTCCGCTCGGTGTGAGACCAAGACCTCCGACGAGTCCAGCGCACATATCGGATAAAATATCTCCGTACAAGTTTGGCATAACGAGTACGTCATATTGATTTGGTTCTTGCACCATATTTAGGCAAACAGTGTCCAAATACTTTTCTTCGAACTTGATAGATGGAAATTTCTGCGCAGCTTCCCGACAACATCTCAAGAACAAACCATCCGACATCCTCATGATATTCGCTTTATGTACAGCAGTAACCTATAAAGAGATTTTAGTCGGTCTAGTTAATTCAACTTTAGCCTTTTGCACATTTTCATATGTACCTTTTTCCTATTATTATCTGTAGCATATTGGAAAGCAAATTCCGCTACCCTGCGAGAAGCCTCTTCAGTGATTAACTTAATGGACTGTACAACGCCTTCTACGATTTCGTGCTCTATACCCGAATATTCACCTTCTGTATTCTCTCTGATAGTGATGACGTCGACATTATCGTACAACGTCTTGTACCCCTCTAACGATCGACATGGTCGCACATtagcatataaattaaattccctgcaaatatttacaaatagatAAGTaaacagataaataaaagatgtatTTGGTCTTAGAATGAGGTAAATAGAACAGTAGATCACAAGGTGAAACATTTAAAGCAACCACATgtaattatcgaaatattgtaattatgtaattattactgCGAGAATGCAGGTGTGCTAAAGTAATATTCTTGcacagaattatttttaattatttttaattatatttaattacataagaaTCATAATGGACTTACTTTCTTAGTGCAAGATTGAGAGATCTATGACCTTTTCCTATTGGGGTCATCAAGGGTCCCTTCAGACCAACTTTATTCCTATTGATAGAGTTAACGGCTGCTTGTGGTAAACCAAACTTGCCATCTGGACCCTTTACTGGTGTCACATCAACCGCTTCCCATTCTATCGGTACCTATTGTTttagatacaaatttttataaaaaaaatacttgtatgTTGAGtctaaacattaatatttagtttatatcaggtctagaatattaattgagtatagatattaaaaatattataaattggatAATCATGTTATACAATTCAAGCTGTCTTATTACTGTAAGTTGACCAGTGTTGCAAAGATGCTTTTAAAAGATAGTTTTTCCTAATTTTGTGGACTTTTAgagtaaaagatataaatatatataacaattattattattctaaattcaagtacaataacaaaaattgattctttcaaactataaaaaatatataatgcacaaaatttacaaacaatTCGTGCTTCGCTAAAGATAACAGTGGCaagtatattaaatcataatctGAAATTggattcatttaaaaaatttaaataaatgtctcAATGCAATAAATTAGATCACTTTATAAAAggcaaattgcaattattccATAATGAAACATAAAATTGCAGCATAAGAATagcgataaaatatgaatatacttTACCTTAGCAGCATCAAAGATCTTCTGTACCGCAGCAGAGATCTCAGGTCCGATGCCGTCTCCGGGGATTAGAGTGCATTTATGTACCTTACTGCTGTAGAGCCGCGCACCGGTGAGCTTCGAAGATATCTGTTAGCATCGACATACCGTTAAAAGTGATGTTCGAAATACATAAGATTTCGATGAGTCCAACTTTGCGCGCGTCACGAAGAAAAATGATCTTGTGTCTGAACAATCGTGGGGACAACcttaaaatgaataaactcACCGAAATTATACCGATTAAAGTCTCTGGTTTCGTGGCGGAGAGGAGAGGACAGTCGAGGCGGAAAACAGGGAGGCTGTTACGGAATTAGATCATTGAGCTATATCGCGAAGAGGAAGCTATAGAAACAAAGATAGATgtgtagagagaaaaaaagagagagacagaggaaATGGCTAGAGCAAAAGCGAGACGGAAGATTTTGCGGTACGATCCGCGAGGAGTTCTAACCTTGCTCGGAGCTGGAAGGACGAGTAGAGACGGGCGGGATGGTTACACACGACGACAGTTCCTTGAATAATTTCGCGGACGACGTGACTTGCGGCTCGCCTACTTACTGCTGTACGAATCCATTGGGCTGCCATCGCTGGCGAGTGATAgatgcgaaaaaaatatttttatagctcgCGCTTGTTCCTCGCGATTCGCTTGGATTCGCTCTGTGAGCTGTGACCCACACATTCACACAGCACACGACGGAGAACGGAGGTCGTGCATCGCGCAGTCGCAAGGAGCAAAACACGTCAGAGGAACGAGCACAATGATTGGTCCGACGATATCTTCTGCTCTGGGGATCgatcatgtaattttttccCTAGGGCAAAAACGtggaaagtgaaaaatttttccagtAAAATTAAtggtaaaatttttcacttttcacgTTTCTGCCCTAGGGAAAAAGTTACATGATTTAAATCCCTGCTTCTGCTATGACGACGACAATTTGAGATGCGTACAAAAATCCTATACGTGCGGTAGAATAGTTtgaattgaccaatcaggatttaaaaatctttagcTCGTATATTCATAATCCGTTCTTATTTCGAGACCGTCTTAAGTCTTAAGTAATGTCTTAAAATGCTAATATAGCTCTGTGATTGGTTTATAACATCTTAATGGCCTTTTTGAATGGATGAATTAATTCCATAGAATTCTATTGGCGTTTTTGAATGAACGGATTAATCCAACTCGGATcaattaactatattttactgtgaattcaaattcttttattgacAGAGACAATACAATGACGTCATTAATCGCTCTAAGAGCGATTAAATCGGCTACATTCGAAAACGCCATAAGGGAGTTAACAAtctagtaatatataaaagtctatGCTCTAAGCCCCTAAAGTGCGATGATATCCGGTACGTGACCGCGACTATCAATTTCTTGCGACGGCCATTTTATACGACGCTCGGTGTACACTCGATGTACAtacttttaacaattaatttgtgaaattgTGTTTAAAGTATTTATGAAAACCTGTTTTcgataatgataaaaacgGAAGAGTAAGTACAATATTATTCGAATTAATCCTCTAATAAGATTTCTCGTTAATCCGTCTGCGAAatcgcgtgtgtatgtgtgtgtacaaaTGCAGGATGTAGTGCAACGTATccacgatattaattttgatgcaaATGCTAGATGAAACATGTTTTTGTATATCttctctttaatattctttaatatatttttttaattgtactaCTATCGACataaataaatcgcaaaattCTATCTTggctttcattttttatttacatatttatacttttatgtcTAATATGTactcttttcttatattttagtgTCGTTTACATTAATGtatgtgcatgtatgtatgtgt is part of the Cataglyphis hispanica isolate Lineage 1 chromosome 1, ULB_Chis1_1.0, whole genome shotgun sequence genome and encodes:
- the LOC126854983 gene encoding probable isocitrate dehydrogenase [NAD] subunit alpha, mitochondrial — encoded protein: MAAQWIRTAISSKLTGARLYSSKVHKCTLIPGDGIGPEISAAVQKIFDAAKVPIEWEAVDVTPVKGPDGKFGLPQAAVNSINRNKVGLKGPLMTPIGKGHRSLNLALRKEFNLYANVRPCRSLEGYKTLYDNVDVITIRENTEGEYSGIEHEIVEGVVQSIKLITEEASRRVAEFAFQYATDNNRKKVTAVHKANIMRMSDGLFLRCCREAAQKFPSIKFEEKYLDTVCLNMVQEPNQYDVLVMPNLYGDILSDMCAGLVGGLGLTPSGNIGLNGALFESVHGTAPDIAGQDKANPTALLLSAVMMLKHMGLNSHAKIIEQAAYETIKEAKYLTGDLGGTAKCSEYTNEICKKVATQTK